Proteins encoded in a region of the Abyssibacter profundi genome:
- the argB gene encoding acetylglutamate kinase, with product MESLTETAAMEVARVLTTALPYIQRFAGKTVVIKYGGNAMVDEALKRGFARDVTLMKAVGLNPVVVHGGGPQIGSLLKRLGKPSEFIDGMRVTDGETMDVVQMVLGGLVNKDIVNLINQAGGRAIGLSGKDGQLIRARRIKADDGRTDLGQVGEVASIDPAVVELLESGDFIPVIAPLGVAPNGESLNINADLVAGKLATVLKAEKLILLTNTRGILDAEQQTLTGLTPTRVGELIADGTISGGMLPKVRCALDAVASGVDAAHIIDGRVEHAVMLELLTDEGVGTLIRSR from the coding sequence ATGGAGTCGTTAACCGAAACGGCGGCCATGGAGGTTGCCCGCGTCCTCACCACGGCGCTGCCCTATATCCAGCGTTTCGCCGGCAAGACCGTGGTCATCAAATACGGCGGCAACGCCATGGTGGACGAGGCACTCAAGCGCGGCTTTGCCCGTGATGTGACCTTGATGAAGGCGGTGGGCCTAAACCCCGTGGTCGTGCATGGGGGCGGACCGCAGATCGGCAGCCTGCTCAAGCGCCTGGGCAAGCCAAGCGAGTTTATCGACGGCATGCGCGTCACCGATGGTGAGACCATGGATGTCGTCCAGATGGTGCTCGGTGGCCTGGTCAACAAGGACATCGTCAATCTGATCAATCAGGCCGGGGGGCGGGCGATCGGTTTGTCCGGCAAGGACGGCCAGCTCATCCGCGCCCGGCGCATCAAGGCAGACGATGGCCGCACCGACCTGGGTCAGGTGGGTGAGGTCGCCAGCATCGATCCGGCCGTGGTCGAACTGCTGGAGTCCGGTGACTTCATTCCTGTGATTGCCCCCTTGGGCGTGGCGCCCAATGGTGAGTCGCTGAATATCAACGCCGACCTGGTGGCCGGCAAGCTGGCGACGGTGCTCAAGGCTGAAAAGCTAATCCTGTTGACCAACACCCGGGGGATTCTGGATGCCGAGCAGCAGACACTCACCGGTTTGACGCCGACACGGGTCGGCGAGTTGATTGCCGATGGCACGATTTCGGGTGGCATGCTGCCCAAGGTGCGCTGCGCGCTGGATGCCGTGGCCAGCGGCGTGGATGCCGCCCACATTATCGATGGCCGCGTTGAGCATGCCGTCATGCTGGAGCTGCTGACGGATGAAGGTGTCGGCACGCTCATCCGATCCCGATAG
- a CDS encoding YaiI/YqxD family protein: MATIWVDADACPAVIKDILFRAARRTGVDVRLVANHFMAVPRIPSVQLLQVAAGFDVADNLIAQQAQPGDLVITSDIPLAAEVVEKGVTAISPRGEHHSPDTIRQRLNMRDFLETMRSSGVEVGGGPAKLNQGDRQAFAAHLDRFLARL, encoded by the coding sequence ATGGCGACGATTTGGGTGGATGCCGACGCCTGCCCGGCGGTGATCAAGGACATCTTGTTTCGCGCCGCCCGCCGGACCGGGGTGGATGTGCGGCTGGTGGCCAACCACTTTATGGCCGTACCCAGGATTCCTTCGGTGCAGCTCTTGCAGGTGGCCGCAGGCTTTGATGTTGCCGACAACCTGATTGCCCAGCAGGCCCAGCCCGGAGACCTGGTGATTACCAGCGATATTCCGCTGGCGGCCGAGGTGGTGGAAAAGGGCGTGACAGCCATTAGCCCACGGGGTGAGCATCACAGCCCCGACACCATCCGCCAGCGGTTGAACATGCGGGACTTTCTCGAAACCATGCGCTCCAGTGGCGTGGAGGTCGGTGGCGGACCGGCCAAGCTCAATCAGGGCGACCGTCAGGCGTTTGCGGCCCATCTGGACCGGTTTCTCGCCCGCCTATAA